From Hippoglossus stenolepis isolate QCI-W04-F060 chromosome 6, HSTE1.2, whole genome shotgun sequence, a single genomic window includes:
- the rimkla gene encoding beta-citrylglutamate synthase B isoform X2 produces the protein MWNSAPSSWIKSCSQSPRVNWIWQPGAFPHEVVQSPRGKKTHACLRVEQELVTSYPQVVVVRVPTPWVQSDSDITVLRHLEKMGCRLINRPQAILNCVNKFWTFQELAGHGVPLPDTFSYGGHDNFRKMIDEAEPLGYPVVVKNARGHRGKAVFLARDKHHLTDLCHLIRHDTPYLFQEYVKESHGRDVRVVLVGGRVIGSMLRCSTDGRMQSNCSLGGVGMMCPLSEEGKQLAIEVSNILGMDVCGIDLLQMNDGSFVVCEANANVGFIAFDQACGMDVAGIVADFALSMLPSRLTRKMSLLSVVSSTSETSSEPEVCPVAAGGGSLPEAVCNMSVGSTSSESDPELAEPSQSSPRQSTGPNLADLPGLPDPAYNFNTLLANEIKLLTEEAARISPLNPKGTTDPSKLDTYQKQNTPTGRQKDTQTAMKKSPIY, from the exons ATGTGGAATTCCGCTCCCTCCTCATGGATCAAATCGTGCTCACAATCACCGAGGGTCAATTGG ATCTGGCAACCAGGCGCATTTCCTCACGAAGTAGTCCAGAGTCCCAGAGGAAAAAAGACACACGCAT GTCTGCGAGTGGAGCAGGAACTGGTGACGTCTTATCcacaggtggtggtggtgcggGTGCCCACGCCCTGGGTGCAGTCAGACAGCGACATCACTGTGCTGCGCCACCTGGAGAAGATGGGCTGTCGGCTGATCAACCGGCCCCAGGCTATACTCAACTGTGTCAACAAGTTCTGGACCTTTCAGGAGCTGGCCGGCCACGGGGTGCCTCTTCCTGACACCTTCTCCTACG GAGGGCATGACAACTTCCGTAAGATGATTGACGAAGCTGAGCCGCTGGGCTATCCGGTGGTGGTGAAGAATGCACGGGGCCACAGAG GGAAGGCGGTGTTCCTGGCACGGGACAAACACCACCTCACCGACCTGTGCCACTTGATCCGCCATGACACCCCCTACCTGTTTCAGGAGTACGTCAAGGAGTCGCACGGCCGCGACGTGAGGGTGGTCCTGGTGGGCGGCCGTGTCATCGGCTCCATGCTACGCTGCTCCACTGATGGTCGAATGCAGAGCAACTGCTCCCTGG GTGGTGTCGGTATGATGTGCCCACTGAGCGAGGAGGGAAAGCAGCTAGCCATAGAGGTGTCCAACATCCTGGGCATGGATGTGTGTGGCATTGACCTGCTGCAAATGAACGACGGCTCGTTTGTGGTCTGCGAGGCCAACGCCAACGTGGGCTTCATCGCCTTCGACCAGGCCTGCGGAATGGACGTGGCTGGCATCGTCGCTGACTTTGCCCTGTCGATGCTCCCCAGCCGGCTCACCCGTAAGATGTCCTTGCTGTCCGTTGTGTCAAGCACCAGTGAGACCAGCAGTGAGCCTGAGGTGTGCCCTGTGGCCGCTGGCGGCGGCTCGCTGCCTGAGGCCGTCTGCAACATGAGCGTGGGCTCTACTTCCAGCGAGAGCGACCCGGAGCTGGCTGAGCCCTCCCAGTCCTCGCCGCGCCAGTCCACAGGCCCCAATTTGGCTGATCTTCCCGGCCTCCCTGATCCAGCCTACAACTTCAACACCCTCCTCGCCAATGAGATCAAGTTATTGACTGA GGAAGCAGCCCGGATCTCACCCCTGAACCCCAAAGGCACGACAGATCCATCCAAGCTCGACACAtatcagaaacaaaacacacctACAGgcagacaaaaagacacacaaacggCAATGAAGAAAAG CCCAATCTACTAA
- the rimkla gene encoding beta-citrylglutamate synthase B isoform X1 has product MCSRVWFVTDRRISQEYPQVQILRALKERCADEDVEFRSLLMDQIVLTITEGQLGLRVEQELVTSYPQVVVVRVPTPWVQSDSDITVLRHLEKMGCRLINRPQAILNCVNKFWTFQELAGHGVPLPDTFSYGGHDNFRKMIDEAEPLGYPVVVKNARGHRGKAVFLARDKHHLTDLCHLIRHDTPYLFQEYVKESHGRDVRVVLVGGRVIGSMLRCSTDGRMQSNCSLGGVGMMCPLSEEGKQLAIEVSNILGMDVCGIDLLQMNDGSFVVCEANANVGFIAFDQACGMDVAGIVADFALSMLPSRLTRKMSLLSVVSSTSETSSEPEVCPVAAGGGSLPEAVCNMSVGSTSSESDPELAEPSQSSPRQSTGPNLADLPGLPDPAYNFNTLLANEIKLLTEEAARISPLNPKGTTDPSKLDTYQKQNTPTGRQKDTQTAMKKSPIY; this is encoded by the exons atgtgttcCCGGGTTTGGTTCGTGACCGACCGGCGCATCAGCCAGGAGTACCCCCAAGTCCAGATCCTCCGGGCACTGAAGGAGCGCTGCGCCGACGAGGATGTGGAATTCCGCTCCCTCCTCATGGATCAAATCGTGCTCACAATCACCGAGGGTCAATTGG GTCTGCGAGTGGAGCAGGAACTGGTGACGTCTTATCcacaggtggtggtggtgcggGTGCCCACGCCCTGGGTGCAGTCAGACAGCGACATCACTGTGCTGCGCCACCTGGAGAAGATGGGCTGTCGGCTGATCAACCGGCCCCAGGCTATACTCAACTGTGTCAACAAGTTCTGGACCTTTCAGGAGCTGGCCGGCCACGGGGTGCCTCTTCCTGACACCTTCTCCTACG GAGGGCATGACAACTTCCGTAAGATGATTGACGAAGCTGAGCCGCTGGGCTATCCGGTGGTGGTGAAGAATGCACGGGGCCACAGAG GGAAGGCGGTGTTCCTGGCACGGGACAAACACCACCTCACCGACCTGTGCCACTTGATCCGCCATGACACCCCCTACCTGTTTCAGGAGTACGTCAAGGAGTCGCACGGCCGCGACGTGAGGGTGGTCCTGGTGGGCGGCCGTGTCATCGGCTCCATGCTACGCTGCTCCACTGATGGTCGAATGCAGAGCAACTGCTCCCTGG GTGGTGTCGGTATGATGTGCCCACTGAGCGAGGAGGGAAAGCAGCTAGCCATAGAGGTGTCCAACATCCTGGGCATGGATGTGTGTGGCATTGACCTGCTGCAAATGAACGACGGCTCGTTTGTGGTCTGCGAGGCCAACGCCAACGTGGGCTTCATCGCCTTCGACCAGGCCTGCGGAATGGACGTGGCTGGCATCGTCGCTGACTTTGCCCTGTCGATGCTCCCCAGCCGGCTCACCCGTAAGATGTCCTTGCTGTCCGTTGTGTCAAGCACCAGTGAGACCAGCAGTGAGCCTGAGGTGTGCCCTGTGGCCGCTGGCGGCGGCTCGCTGCCTGAGGCCGTCTGCAACATGAGCGTGGGCTCTACTTCCAGCGAGAGCGACCCGGAGCTGGCTGAGCCCTCCCAGTCCTCGCCGCGCCAGTCCACAGGCCCCAATTTGGCTGATCTTCCCGGCCTCCCTGATCCAGCCTACAACTTCAACACCCTCCTCGCCAATGAGATCAAGTTATTGACTGA GGAAGCAGCCCGGATCTCACCCCTGAACCCCAAAGGCACGACAGATCCATCCAAGCTCGACACAtatcagaaacaaaacacacctACAGgcagacaaaaagacacacaaacggCAATGAAGAAAAG CCCAATCTACTAA
- the rimkla gene encoding beta-citrylglutamate synthase B isoform X3 yields the protein MCSRVWFVTDRRISQEYPQVQILRALKERCADEDVEFRSLLMDQIVLTITEGQLGLRVEQELVTSYPQVVVVRVPTPWVQSDSDITVLRHLEKMGCRLINRPQAILNCVNKFWTFQELAGHGVPLPDTFSYGGHDNFRKMIDEAEPLGYPVVVKNARGHRGKAVFLARDKHHLTDLCHLIRHDTPYLFQEYVKESHGRDVRVVLVGGRVIGSMLRCSTDGRMQSNCSLGGVGMMCPLSEEGKQLAIEVSNILGMDVCGIDLLQMNDGSFVVCEANANVGFIAFDQACGMDVAGIVADFALSMLPSRLTRKMSLLSVVSSTSETSSEPEVCPVAAGGGSLPEAVCNMSVGSTSSESDPELAEPSQSSPRQSTGPNLADLPGLPDPAYNFNTLLANEIKLLTDPIY from the exons atgtgttcCCGGGTTTGGTTCGTGACCGACCGGCGCATCAGCCAGGAGTACCCCCAAGTCCAGATCCTCCGGGCACTGAAGGAGCGCTGCGCCGACGAGGATGTGGAATTCCGCTCCCTCCTCATGGATCAAATCGTGCTCACAATCACCGAGGGTCAATTGG GTCTGCGAGTGGAGCAGGAACTGGTGACGTCTTATCcacaggtggtggtggtgcggGTGCCCACGCCCTGGGTGCAGTCAGACAGCGACATCACTGTGCTGCGCCACCTGGAGAAGATGGGCTGTCGGCTGATCAACCGGCCCCAGGCTATACTCAACTGTGTCAACAAGTTCTGGACCTTTCAGGAGCTGGCCGGCCACGGGGTGCCTCTTCCTGACACCTTCTCCTACG GAGGGCATGACAACTTCCGTAAGATGATTGACGAAGCTGAGCCGCTGGGCTATCCGGTGGTGGTGAAGAATGCACGGGGCCACAGAG GGAAGGCGGTGTTCCTGGCACGGGACAAACACCACCTCACCGACCTGTGCCACTTGATCCGCCATGACACCCCCTACCTGTTTCAGGAGTACGTCAAGGAGTCGCACGGCCGCGACGTGAGGGTGGTCCTGGTGGGCGGCCGTGTCATCGGCTCCATGCTACGCTGCTCCACTGATGGTCGAATGCAGAGCAACTGCTCCCTGG GTGGTGTCGGTATGATGTGCCCACTGAGCGAGGAGGGAAAGCAGCTAGCCATAGAGGTGTCCAACATCCTGGGCATGGATGTGTGTGGCATTGACCTGCTGCAAATGAACGACGGCTCGTTTGTGGTCTGCGAGGCCAACGCCAACGTGGGCTTCATCGCCTTCGACCAGGCCTGCGGAATGGACGTGGCTGGCATCGTCGCTGACTTTGCCCTGTCGATGCTCCCCAGCCGGCTCACCCGTAAGATGTCCTTGCTGTCCGTTGTGTCAAGCACCAGTGAGACCAGCAGTGAGCCTGAGGTGTGCCCTGTGGCCGCTGGCGGCGGCTCGCTGCCTGAGGCCGTCTGCAACATGAGCGTGGGCTCTACTTCCAGCGAGAGCGACCCGGAGCTGGCTGAGCCCTCCCAGTCCTCGCCGCGCCAGTCCACAGGCCCCAATTTGGCTGATCTTCCCGGCCTCCCTGATCCAGCCTACAACTTCAACACCCTCCTCGCCAATGAGATCAAGTTATTGACTGA CCCAATCTACTAA